A section of the Festucalex cinctus isolate MCC-2025b chromosome 9, RoL_Fcin_1.0, whole genome shotgun sequence genome encodes:
- the tbx22 gene encoding T-box transcription factor TBX22 has protein sequence MFPSVRVKVRNLDPCRQYYIAMDVMPVDSKRYRYVYHSSQWMVAGNTDHSCISPRLYVHADSPCAGETWMRQVISFDRVKLTNNEMDDKGHIILQSMHKYKPRVHVIQHDPRMDLSQIQSLPAEGVFSFSFPETEFTTVTAYQNQQITKLKIDRNPFAKGFRDPGRNRGVLDGLLESYPWRSPLSLDFKPFDIQLQGSLGPPTSTACPLKSLLPLSSSSSLLSLSTLSCQDTALHTLALPFYGKTSPSAALPGGSFPAAGADRLRGLSPISPLTDPSFFSVLQGKKAPNCRDSSFSRSCLMPLPGHLSPQGSTSSFMPHLSGSAGPFCLYRYSLPLSTQLTTISQQSKLSEDNTDARLRQPSWHPAANYRL, from the exons ATGTTTCCATCCGTTCGCGTCAAGGTGCGGAATCTGGATCCATGCCGGCAGTATTACATCGCAATGGACGTCATGCCCGTCGACTCCAAACGTTATAG GTACGTTTACCACAGTTCGCAGTGGATGGTGGCGGGAAACACAGACCATTCGTGCATCTCACCCAGGCTGTACGTGCACGCGGACTCGCCGTGCGCGGGAGAGACGTGGATGCGTCAGGTGATCAGCTTTGACCGAGTGAAACTCACCAACAACGAGATGGACGACAAGGGCCAT ATAATTCTCCAGTCCATGCACAAGTACAAGCCACGCGTGCACGTTATCCAGCATGACCCGAGGATGGACTTGTCCCAGATCCAGTCGCTGCCTGCTGAGGGAGTGTTCAGCTTCTCCTTCCCCGAAACCGAGTTCACCACCGTCACAGCCTATCAGAATCAACAG ATCACAAAACTGAAGATCGACAGGAACCCGTTCGCCAAGGGCTTCAGGGATCCAGGAAGGAATCG GGGAGTGTTGGACGGTTTACTGGAGTCTTACCCTTGGAGGTCCCCGCTCAGCTTGGACTTCAAGCCATTTGACATCCAGCTCCAAG GGAGCTTGGGACCCCCAACCAGCACCGCGTGCCCGCTGAAGAGTCTCCTGCCCCTCTCATCGTCTTCATCCCTTCTTTCGCTCTCTACGCTCTCCTGCCAGGACACCGCTCTTCACACTCTTGCACTTCCTTTCTACGGAAAAACGTCGCCCAGCGCCGCATTGCCCGGCGGAAGTTTCCCCGCCGCGGGAGCAGACAGACTCCGAGGCCTCTCGCCAATATCGCCGCTAACGGACCCGTCGTTCTTCTCGGTGCTGCAGGGAAAGAAAGCTCCCAACTGTCGTGATTCAAGTTTTTCTCGATCATGCCTGATGCCCCTCCCCGGCCATCTCAGCCCTCAAGGATCTACTTCCTCTTTCATGCCTCATCTCTCGGGAAGCGCTGGCCCATTTTGCCTTTACCGCTATAGCCTCCCCTTGAGCACTCAACTCACAACGATTTCCCAACAAAGCAAACTGTCTGAAGACAATACAGATGCCCGACTGCGGCAACCTTCATGGCATCCGGCCGCCAACTACCGTCTTTGA